One window from the genome of Acinetobacter lanii encodes:
- the alr gene encoding alanine racemase yields the protein MRQATVYIDHQALQYNLNRVKQLAPQAKIVSMVKANAYGHGVADCLGGLSATDAFGVACLEEALEIRELGYHQPITLIEGVFSEDEMQVAVDQNIEVVVHHQQQVDWLRTHKNAYVGKNLKVWVKLNSGMNRLGFKVPEIIEVINSLKAEGFTCVLAMHFANADAEQHPLNEQQKQQFLQVKEACAPVLASCCNSAALFKWPELNFDFVRPGIMLYGASPFADKSVKELDLKPVMTFEAEIIALNTIQAGESVGYGSHFVADQAMQLAIVSIGYGDGYPRAFPKQNYVAMDGQLTRVIGRVAMDMIAIDVSGLNASLGTKVELWGNTRLVDDVAEANGTIGYELLCRLSNRPQRKQI from the coding sequence GTGCGCCAAGCTACAGTTTATATTGATCATCAAGCCCTTCAATATAATTTAAATCGTGTTAAACAACTTGCCCCTCAAGCCAAAATCGTCAGCATGGTCAAAGCCAATGCCTATGGTCATGGTGTCGCAGATTGCTTGGGCGGATTAAGCGCAACGGATGCTTTTGGTGTAGCGTGCTTGGAAGAAGCCTTAGAGATTCGTGAACTGGGTTATCATCAACCGATTACCCTGATTGAAGGGGTATTTTCTGAAGATGAAATGCAAGTTGCGGTTGACCAAAATATCGAAGTGGTGGTGCATCATCAGCAGCAAGTCGATTGGCTACGCACTCACAAAAATGCCTATGTCGGTAAAAACCTTAAAGTATGGGTCAAACTCAACAGCGGTATGAACCGTTTAGGCTTTAAAGTGCCTGAAATTATTGAAGTCATTAACAGCTTAAAAGCTGAAGGCTTTACTTGCGTACTTGCCATGCATTTTGCCAATGCCGATGCTGAACAGCATCCATTGAATGAACAACAAAAACAGCAGTTTCTACAGGTCAAAGAAGCTTGTGCCCCTGTGCTGGCCTCATGCTGTAACTCGGCTGCCCTCTTTAAATGGCCTGAACTGAATTTCGATTTTGTACGCCCGGGCATTATGCTTTACGGTGCATCACCTTTTGCCGACAAATCTGTCAAAGAACTTGATCTCAAGCCAGTCATGACTTTTGAAGCTGAAATTATTGCTTTAAACACCATTCAAGCCGGCGAAAGTGTCGGATATGGCTCTCATTTTGTTGCAGATCAAGCAATGCAATTGGCGATTGTCTCCATTGGCTATGGTGACGGTTACCCACGTGCGTTCCCGAAACAAAATTATGTGGCAATGGATGGTCAATTGACCCGTGTGATTGGTCGTGTAGCGATGGATATGATCGCAATTGATGTATCAGGCTTGAATGCCTCGTTGGGCACTAAAGTTGAGCTTTGGGGCAATACCCGTTTGGTGGATGACGTTGCAGAAGCCAATGGAACCATTGGTTATGAACTGTTATGTCGTTTAAGCAATCGTCCTCAACGCAAACAAATTTAA
- the dnaB gene encoding replicative DNA helicase: MSQATATAKSNNFNADAKKNDAASLKEFRTPPHNLSIEQAVLAALMTVAESYEQVSDILSENDFYATRHKYIYRAIEKLAQENSPYDAVLVNDWLIKQNLLDAIGGEEYLMQLMADSPASFYNLETYATKIREFATLRNMIKVGNEILQNAYDTKGREVSEILDLAETNIFSIAEQHNNNAKAQGPKPISSVTADLITKLDELSQLEGSITGLSTGFVELDNKTSGMQAGDMIIVAARPSMGKTTLAMNLVESVLFNSNLPALVFSMEMPADSIAMRLISSWGRVHQGHLRSGKMDGDEWSKVTGTILQLQEKHLYIDDSSALPPTEMRARARRIAKQHGGKLGCIMVDYLQLMKVPGMGDNRVGEIGEISRSLKALAKEMQCPVIALSQLNRSLENRPNKRPVMSDLRESGAIEQDADLIMFIYRDEVYNKESKEAGTAEVIIGKQRNGPIGTVRLAFEGQYTRFSNLSPEYYAQYDDEE, from the coding sequence ATGTCACAGGCGACTGCCACTGCGAAATCTAACAACTTTAATGCTGACGCTAAAAAAAATGATGCAGCATCATTAAAAGAATTCCGCACGCCTCCGCATAACTTGTCGATTGAACAAGCGGTTTTGGCGGCACTCATGACCGTTGCTGAATCTTATGAGCAAGTCAGTGATATTTTGTCTGAAAATGATTTTTATGCGACACGTCATAAATACATCTATCGTGCCATTGAAAAATTGGCACAAGAAAATTCACCTTATGATGCGGTATTAGTAAACGATTGGCTGATCAAGCAAAATTTGCTCGATGCCATTGGTGGTGAAGAGTATTTAATGCAATTGATGGCAGACTCCCCTGCCAGCTTCTATAACTTAGAAACCTATGCCACCAAAATTCGTGAATTTGCCACGCTTCGCAACATGATCAAAGTCGGCAATGAAATTTTGCAAAATGCCTATGACACCAAAGGTCGTGAAGTCAGTGAAATTTTAGATCTAGCCGAAACCAATATTTTCTCTATTGCAGAACAACATAATAATAACGCCAAAGCACAAGGTCCTAAGCCGATCAGTAGCGTGACAGCGGATCTGATCACTAAACTCGATGAGCTTTCTCAGCTTGAAGGCAGTATTACTGGTCTAAGTACAGGTTTCGTAGAACTAGACAATAAAACCTCTGGAATGCAAGCCGGTGACATGATTATTGTCGCAGCCCGTCCATCCATGGGTAAAACTACCCTAGCTATGAACTTGGTCGAAAGTGTTCTGTTTAATAGCAATCTACCTGCATTGGTTTTCTCTATGGAAATGCCTGCAGACTCGATTGCGATGCGTTTGATTTCATCGTGGGGACGTGTCCATCAAGGACATTTGCGTTCAGGTAAAATGGATGGAGATGAATGGTCTAAAGTTACTGGCACCATTCTACAACTCCAAGAAAAACACCTATATATCGATGACTCCTCGGCATTACCTCCAACGGAAATGCGCGCACGTGCACGTCGTATTGCCAAACAACATGGGGGCAAACTCGGTTGTATCATGGTCGATTACTTACAGTTGATGAAAGTACCGGGCATGGGCGATAACCGTGTTGGTGAGATTGGTGAAATTTCTCGAAGTTTAAAAGCCTTGGCCAAAGAAATGCAGTGCCCTGTCATCGCCTTATCACAGCTCAACCGTTCTTTGGAAAATCGTCCCAATAAACGCCCTGTAATGTCTGACTTACGTGAATCTGGTGCCATCGAGCAGGATGCCGATTTGATCATGTTTATTTACCGTGATGAAGTCTATAACAAAGAATCCAAAGAAGCCGGCACAGCAGAAGTCATCATCGGTAAACAGCGTAATGGCCCGATTGGTACAGTACGCTTGGCATTTGAAGGTCAATATACGCGTTTTAGTAACCTATCACCTGAATACTATGCCCAGTACGATGATGAAGAATAA
- the rplI gene encoding 50S ribosomal protein L9 yields the protein MDIILLQRIKNLGKLGDKVSVKAGYGRNFLIPQGKAVAATEANTAAFEARRAELEKAEAEVLAAAQARADQLNEVNIVITAKSGDEGKLFGSIGTRDIADALTNAGLEVDRAEVRLPNGALRHTGEFNIAIQLHHDVAAEVLVTIVAE from the coding sequence GTGGATATTATTTTATTACAACGCATTAAAAACCTTGGTAAATTAGGCGATAAAGTTTCAGTTAAAGCTGGTTACGGCCGTAACTTCCTTATCCCTCAAGGTAAAGCAGTAGCTGCTACTGAAGCAAACACTGCTGCATTCGAAGCTCGTCGTGCAGAACTTGAGAAAGCTGAAGCTGAAGTTTTAGCTGCTGCTCAAGCACGTGCTGACCAGTTGAACGAAGTAAATATCGTGATCACTGCTAAATCTGGTGATGAAGGTAAATTATTCGGTTCAATCGGTACACGTGACATCGCTGACGCGTTGACAAATGCTGGTCTTGAAGTTGACCGTGCAGAAGTTCGTTTACCGAACGGTGCACTTCGTCACACTGGCGAATTCAACATCGCAATCCAATTGCACCACGATGTTGCTGCAGAAGTTCTTGTTACTATCGTAGCAGAGTAA
- the rpsR gene encoding 30S ribosomal protein S18, with product MARFYRRRKFCRFTAEKVAYIDYKDIDTLKQYITENGKIVPSRITGTKARYQRQLALAIKQARYLALIPYTDNHK from the coding sequence ATGGCACGTTTTTACCGTCGTCGCAAGTTCTGCCGCTTTACAGCTGAGAAAGTTGCGTACATCGACTACAAAGATATCGATACTTTAAAACAGTACATCACTGAAAACGGCAAAATTGTTCCTAGCCGTATCACTGGTACTAAAGCTCGTTACCAACGTCAATTAGCGCTTGCGATTAAACAAGCTCGCTACTTAGCGTTGATTCCTTACACTGACAATCATAAGTGA
- the rpsF gene encoding 30S ribosomal protein S6, with product MRHYEIVILVHPDQSDQVVGMVERYISHIKDAEGQIHRLEDWGRRQLAYPINKIHKAHYILMNVECNQTTLNELEELFRYNDAILRNVIIRRENAITEESLLAKSAEEKRARKAQREEAQQTQDSAEA from the coding sequence ATGCGTCACTACGAAATCGTAATTCTGGTACACCCAGACCAAAGCGATCAAGTTGTGGGAATGGTAGAACGCTACATTTCTCACATCAAAGATGCTGAAGGTCAAATTCACCGTCTTGAAGATTGGGGCCGTCGCCAATTGGCTTACCCAATCAACAAAATTCACAAAGCGCATTACATTCTAATGAACGTAGAATGTAACCAAACTACGCTTAATGAATTAGAAGAATTATTCCGTTACAACGATGCTATCCTTCGTAACGTTATTATTCGTCGTGAGAACGCAATCACTGAAGAGTCATTGCTTGCTAAAAGTGCTGAAGAAAAGCGTGCGCGTAAAGCTCAACGTGAAGAAGCACAACAAACTCAAGACTCTGCTGAAGCTTAA
- the cyoE gene encoding heme o synthase, with protein MLKKYLFLTKPGILFGNFVTTLGGYFLATQGSIDLLLLFITLLGTTLVVASGCVVNNVIDQDIDHKMQRTRNRALVKKTIKPSVALVFALVLGVLGFALLWFLVNAYAVLFALIGFVVYVVFYSLWTKRTTIHQTVVGSISGASPPVIGYVAVAEQFDVAALLIFIGYALWQMPHSWAIAIYRFDDYKNAGVPILPVARSVLRTKIESLIYVVLFTICMNLLFVFGYTHWFYLVILNALCIYWLYLSVIGFKAENDQIWAKRYFLFSVTLITVLSISFFFIALSPAPQLPIF; from the coding sequence ATGTTAAAAAAATATTTATTCCTGACTAAGCCAGGGATTCTATTTGGTAACTTCGTTACCACTTTGGGTGGCTATTTCTTAGCCACCCAAGGCTCTATAGATCTCCTTCTCCTCTTTATCACCCTACTCGGAACAACACTGGTTGTTGCTTCAGGTTGTGTTGTCAACAATGTGATCGACCAAGATATCGACCATAAAATGCAACGCACACGAAACCGGGCTTTAGTAAAAAAAACCATTAAACCCTCCGTTGCCTTAGTATTCGCTTTAGTGCTGGGTGTTTTAGGATTTGCTTTACTTTGGTTCCTCGTTAATGCTTATGCTGTTTTATTTGCATTGATTGGTTTTGTGGTTTATGTGGTTTTCTACAGTCTTTGGACCAAGAGAACAACAATTCACCAAACTGTTGTAGGCAGCATTTCAGGTGCAAGTCCACCTGTCATTGGTTATGTCGCTGTTGCAGAACAGTTTGATGTAGCTGCATTACTTATTTTTATCGGATACGCTTTATGGCAAATGCCACATTCATGGGCCATTGCAATTTATCGTTTTGATGATTATAAAAATGCGGGTGTCCCGATTTTACCCGTGGCACGTTCAGTTTTACGCACAAAAATCGAATCATTGATTTATGTCGTATTGTTTACCATTTGCATGAATTTACTTTTTGTATTTGGTTATACCCATTGGTTCTATTTAGTGATTTTAAATGCACTCTGTATTTATTGGTTATATTTGAGTGTGATTGGTTTCAAAGCAGAGAATGATCAAATCTGGGCAAAACGTTATTTCCTTTTCTCAGTCACTTTGATTACCGTGTTAAGCATAAGCTTCTTCTTTATTGCTTTATCTCCTGCTCCGCAATTGCCAATTTTTTAA
- the cyoD gene encoding cytochrome o ubiquinol oxidase subunit IV, which yields MMSHDHNAAGASHGTVKQYTVGFILSVLLTVVPFYMAMHADSFSRGAIVAVIAITAVAQVLVQLVFFLHMNSSSEQRWNVVAFIYTILTIAVLLVGSVWIMNYLHSNMMI from the coding sequence ATAATGAGTCACGATCATAATGCTGCTGGTGCTTCACACGGTACTGTGAAGCAATACACTGTAGGTTTTATTCTTTCAGTATTGTTGACTGTAGTTCCTTTCTACATGGCAATGCATGCTGATAGTTTCAGCCGTGGTGCGATTGTTGCAGTGATTGCAATTACCGCTGTTGCTCAGGTTCTTGTTCAATTAGTTTTCTTCTTGCACATGAACTCATCTTCTGAACAACGTTGGAACGTGGTCGCGTTTATTTATACAATTCTTACTATTGCTGTTCTATTAGTGGGTTCTGTATGGATCATGAATTACCTACACTCTAATATGATGATCTAA
- the cyoC gene encoding cytochrome o ubiquinol oxidase subunit III encodes MTEVLHHESHGHDDHHHDDTDITVFGFWVYLMSDLILFGTLFIAFAVLSSHIPAGTPSPHDLFSESLGFVLTETFALLISSVTFGFAVLASYKKNVGQVLAWLAITFVFGASFIGMELYEFSHLVHEGHGPSHSAFLSAFFTLVGTHGIHVTSGLVWMIVLMIQIKKNGLTLPNTRRLACLSLFWHFLDIVWICVFSVVYLMGVL; translated from the coding sequence ATGACTGAAGTACTTCATCACGAAAGCCACGGACATGATGATCATCATCACGATGATACTGACATCACAGTCTTCGGTTTTTGGGTTTACTTGATGAGTGACTTGATTTTATTCGGTACACTCTTCATCGCTTTCGCTGTTTTAAGCAGCCATATTCCTGCGGGAACACCAAGTCCACATGATCTTTTCAGTGAGTCTTTAGGTTTCGTTTTAACTGAAACTTTTGCTCTCTTGATTTCATCTGTAACTTTTGGTTTCGCAGTACTTGCTTCTTACAAAAAGAATGTTGGTCAAGTGTTAGCTTGGTTAGCAATCACATTTGTATTCGGTGCATCATTCATCGGTATGGAACTTTATGAGTTCTCTCATTTAGTTCACGAAGGCCATGGCCCAAGCCACAGTGCGTTCTTATCTGCGTTCTTTACCTTAGTTGGTACGCACGGTATTCACGTAACATCTGGTTTGGTGTGGATGATCGTGTTAATGATTCAAATCAAGAAAAATGGTTTGACGCTTCCTAACACTCGTCGTCTAGCTTGCTTAAGCTTGTTCTGGCACTTCCTTGACATCGTTTGGATCTGCGTATTCAGCGTAGTCTACTTGATGGGAGTATTATAA
- the cyoB gene encoding cytochrome o ubiquinol oxidase subunit I, translating into MSFLLGKLGPEAIPHDPIVLVTVAMMILGGIAVVGAITYFKKWNYLWTEWFTSVDHKKIGIMYLLVSTIMLVRGFADAIMMRLQLFLAKGGGEGYLHPEHYDQIFTAHGVIMIFFVAMGLVVGLMNIAVPLQIGARDVAFPLLNSLSFWLFAGAAGLMMASLAIGEFAATGWMAYPPLSGIEYSPGAGVDYYIWALQVSGLGTLLTGVNFFVTIIKMRAPGMKLMDMPIFTWTSLCAAILIIASFPVLTATIAMLTVDRYFGFHFFTNDLGGSPMLYVNLIWTWGHPEVYILVLPAFGIFSEVTSVFSRKTLFGYKSMVYATIAITVLAFVVWVHHFFTMGSGANVNSFFGIMTMVIAIPTGVKIFSWLFTMYKGRITFTSPMYWTIGFLVTFGIGGLTGVLMAMPPADFLVHNSLFLIAHFHNVIIGGVVFAMFAGITFYWPKMFGWKLSEFWGKACFWFWFFGFYFAFMPLYILGFMGMTRRLNSYNNPDWDPYLAIALFGAVLVACGIASFILQIVVGYLQRDKHLDVTGDAWDGRTLEWATSSPAPFYNFAVLPQADGIDRFWTDKENGVAYARPTHYEDVHMPTNRAAGIVLGLVITVMGFALIWHIWWLVVVSFAASIITFIVSSFTKKVDYYVPAAEVERIENERYAILEKHLKKD; encoded by the coding sequence ATGAGTTTCTTATTAGGTAAGTTAGGTCCAGAAGCAATTCCGCACGATCCAATCGTGTTGGTAACTGTTGCCATGATGATCTTAGGTGGTATCGCCGTTGTTGGTGCGATCACTTATTTCAAAAAATGGAACTACCTTTGGACTGAATGGTTTACCTCTGTAGACCATAAAAAAATTGGTATCATGTATCTATTGGTATCGACAATCATGCTTGTGCGTGGTTTTGCCGATGCGATTATGATGCGTTTACAACTTTTCCTCGCTAAAGGCGGCGGTGAAGGTTACTTACACCCTGAACATTACGACCAGATCTTCACAGCACACGGTGTGATCATGATCTTCTTCGTGGCGATGGGTCTTGTTGTTGGCTTAATGAACATCGCTGTACCTTTACAGATCGGTGCTCGTGACGTTGCATTCCCATTATTAAACTCTTTGAGCTTCTGGTTATTCGCCGGTGCTGCAGGCTTAATGATGGCTTCACTCGCAATTGGTGAATTCGCTGCAACTGGTTGGATGGCTTACCCGCCTCTATCAGGTATCGAATACTCTCCAGGTGCAGGTGTTGACTACTATATCTGGGCACTTCAGGTTTCAGGTTTAGGTACGCTTTTAACAGGTGTTAACTTCTTCGTTACCATCATCAAAATGCGTGCACCTGGTATGAAACTTATGGATATGCCGATCTTTACGTGGACATCTTTATGTGCTGCGATTCTGATCATTGCATCATTCCCAGTGTTAACAGCTACAATTGCAATGTTAACGGTTGACCGCTACTTCGGTTTCCATTTCTTCACAAACGACTTAGGCGGTAGCCCAATGTTGTACGTGAACTTGATTTGGACTTGGGGTCACCCAGAAGTTTACATCTTGGTATTACCAGCATTTGGTATTTTCTCAGAAGTCACTTCAGTGTTCTCTCGCAAAACATTGTTCGGCTACAAATCAATGGTTTATGCAACTATCGCAATTACTGTACTTGCGTTCGTTGTATGGGTTCACCATTTCTTCACTATGGGTTCAGGTGCCAACGTTAACTCGTTCTTCGGTATCATGACCATGGTTATTGCGATTCCTACTGGTGTGAAAATCTTCTCTTGGTTGTTCACTATGTACAAGGGTCGTATTACATTCACATCTCCAATGTACTGGACTATCGGTTTCCTTGTAACTTTCGGTATCGGTGGTTTAACAGGTGTGTTGATGGCTATGCCACCAGCGGACTTCTTGGTACATAACTCATTGTTCTTGATTGCCCACTTCCATAACGTAATTATTGGTGGTGTAGTATTCGCAATGTTCGCAGGTATCACTTTCTACTGGCCAAAAATGTTTGGTTGGAAATTGAGTGAATTCTGGGGCAAAGCATGCTTCTGGTTCTGGTTCTTCGGTTTCTACTTTGCGTTCATGCCACTTTATATCCTTGGTTTCATGGGTATGACTCGTCGTTTGAACTCTTACAACAACCCTGATTGGGACCCGTACCTAGCGATCGCTTTGTTCGGTGCTGTATTGGTTGCTTGTGGTATTGCTTCTTTCATCCTTCAAATCGTAGTTGGTTACTTACAACGCGACAAACACTTGGATGTTACAGGTGATGCTTGGGATGGTCGTACGCTTGAATGGGCGACTTCATCTCCTGCTCCGTTCTATAACTTTGCTGTACTTCCACAAGCTGACGGTATCGACCGCTTCTGGACAGACAAAGAGAATGGTGTTGCGTATGCACGTCCAACGCATTATGAAGACGTTCACATGCCAACAAACCGTGCTGCTGGTATCGTATTAGGCTTAGTTATCACTGTAATGGGCTTTGCGTTAATCTGGCATATTTGGTGGTTAGTCGTTGTTTCATTCGCTGCTTCAATCATCACTTTCATTGTTTCTTCTTTCACTAAGAAAGTGGACTACTATGTACCAGCTGCTGAAGTTGAACGTATTGAAAACGAACGCTATGCGATCCTTGAAAAACATTTGAAGAAGGACTAA
- the cyoA gene encoding ubiquinol oxidase subunit II → MRQTTLAVLSLSTLAALLTGCGGDLVLLNSKGPVAAGQSNLMMTAIYLMLLVVIPSAVMALWFGWKYRASNKDADYKPTWAHSTTIEIVVWGIPVIIIGILAWLTWWGSHKYDPYRPLESDKAPVTVQVIAEQFKWIFVYPEQEIATVNEVRFPEKTPVNFKITSNFTMNSFFIPQLAGQVYAMAGMQTKLHMLADEQGVYRGFSSNYSGYGFSQMHFLAHSVSEAQFAEWVAAIKAGNGTSVNPEAVQKGILDKVEFAALRDGDRSPHQIEAIIANATTPEEKAKAEAMKPYPKKPHPVTYYSSVEPKLFESVINKYMSNFNNADTKAAVEAAHVDHAASVEE, encoded by the coding sequence ATGAGACAAACGACTTTAGCTGTATTGTCTTTATCAACGCTTGCTGCACTCTTAACTGGGTGTGGTGGTGATTTAGTACTTCTAAACTCAAAAGGTCCAGTCGCTGCAGGTCAAAGTAACCTAATGATGACTGCGATTTACCTAATGCTGTTGGTGGTTATTCCATCTGCAGTAATGGCATTGTGGTTTGGTTGGAAATATCGCGCGTCAAATAAAGATGCAGACTATAAACCAACATGGGCACACTCAACTACGATTGAAATCGTTGTTTGGGGTATTCCTGTAATTATTATTGGTATTCTTGCATGGTTAACTTGGTGGGGTTCCCACAAGTATGACCCATACCGTCCACTTGAGAGTGACAAAGCTCCTGTAACCGTTCAAGTTATCGCTGAACAGTTCAAATGGATCTTCGTTTACCCTGAACAAGAAATTGCAACTGTTAACGAAGTACGTTTCCCAGAAAAAACTCCAGTTAACTTCAAAATCACTTCTAACTTCACAATGAACTCATTCTTCATTCCACAGTTAGCAGGTCAGGTCTATGCAATGGCGGGTATGCAAACCAAACTTCATATGCTTGCTGATGAACAAGGCGTATACCGTGGTTTCTCATCAAACTACTCGGGTTATGGTTTCTCGCAAATGCACTTCTTGGCTCACTCTGTAAGTGAAGCTCAATTTGCTGAATGGGTTGCTGCAATCAAAGCAGGTAACGGTACTTCAGTAAATCCAGAAGCTGTTCAAAAAGGCATTTTGGATAAAGTTGAATTTGCGGCGTTACGTGATGGTGATCGTTCTCCACATCAAATCGAAGCAATTATTGCAAATGCAACTACTCCTGAAGAAAAGGCTAAAGCTGAAGCAATGAAGCCTTATCCTAAAAAGCCACACCCTGTGACTTACTATTCTTCAGTAGAACCGAAGTTATTTGAATCTGTGATCAACAAATACATGAGCAACTTTAACAATGCTGACACTAAAGCAGCGGTTGAAGCAGCACATGTAGATCATGCGGCTTCTGTAGAGGAATAA
- a CDS encoding RDD family protein, producing MQIYLARNNQQAGPYTVEQINQMLASQQVLLTDLAWYQGMPEWKALGEITQGKLVFEPIGYQQNSNLSPSDNRLNNNNSNADQNPTIRHIGVNKKNKPELASIGSRVAAKLIDFLFWIPSLAMPSFFLDKSQIDQLAVIQQKMQAATTSDQAIALQSELFSLIPMEAWQAMGIYVVLMLIMQAIFISKSGQSIGKKLVKIQIVDAETDQKVNLMRGFSLRSVIFIVLNLVFFPFITVVDHVFALSKKRQTLHDKLAKTKVIKRQN from the coding sequence ATGCAAATTTACTTGGCGCGAAATAATCAACAAGCTGGTCCTTATACCGTTGAGCAAATCAATCAAATGCTCGCAAGCCAACAGGTACTCCTGACTGATTTAGCGTGGTACCAAGGAATGCCTGAATGGAAAGCTTTAGGTGAAATCACTCAAGGAAAATTGGTGTTTGAACCCATCGGTTACCAACAAAATAGCAATTTATCACCATCTGATAATAGATTAAATAATAACAATTCAAATGCTGATCAAAACCCTACAATTCGTCATATCGGCGTAAATAAAAAAAATAAGCCTGAATTAGCCTCTATTGGCTCTCGGGTTGCAGCAAAATTGATCGATTTTTTATTTTGGATTCCAAGCCTTGCGATGCCCTCATTCTTTTTGGACAAAAGTCAAATAGATCAATTGGCTGTGATTCAACAAAAGATGCAAGCTGCGACCACTTCTGATCAAGCCATTGCACTCCAAAGTGAGCTATTTTCATTAATTCCAATGGAAGCTTGGCAAGCAATGGGAATTTACGTTGTTTTGATGCTTATTATGCAAGCAATATTTATTTCAAAAAGCGGACAAAGTATTGGTAAGAAACTTGTTAAGATTCAAATTGTAGATGCAGAAACAGATCAAAAAGTAAACTTAATGCGCGGATTTAGCTTAAGAAGTGTGATTTTTATCGTTTTGAATCTGGTTTTCTTTCCATTTATCACGGTTGTTGACCATGTGTTCGCTTTGAGTAAAAAACGTCAAACACTGCACGATAAATTAGCCAAAACCAAGGTCATTAAGCGTCAAAATTAA